Within the Mytilus trossulus isolate FHL-02 unplaced genomic scaffold, PNRI_Mtr1.1.1.hap1 h1tg000234l__unscaffolded, whole genome shotgun sequence genome, the region taaaatagttttgtcattcaaagtATGACAAGATacataagtaaaagtaatattaataaataaaaaaaaataacatgttgtATTAGTGACTTGAagttgaaaaattaaagaacatTAACTTTCACaaaagcaaaatttaaaattactagccgtttttttttatttcttttttcatgtaACATGTTACAAAACGTTTACAACTCTCAAGAAAAGATCCTTTTACCTTGAGAAATTTTAGgttttaatgatttaaatttgaaacttCACTAAACGAAAGACAaagatacatttaaatattgttgcttttacATTTTCTTCATTCATTATTTTCCTAAGGTTAAAAAAGTGGATTGCATATGAAGAGATGTCAGAATTTTAAGGCGATCTATTTGACATACAAAAGGCTATCAAGCTTTTAGGAATATGGCCACCCACGAAAGTGTATTACTCTGCGATGTTTGCAAAAACAGACACATGAATAAGTCAGCGGAAGAATATTGTCCACTATGTGAAGAGGCTCTGTGTCGAGAATGTAGAGACCATCATAAAGCATCGAAACTGTTAAAATCGCATCAGACCATCCCGGTAGAAAAATATCGAAAATTACCATTATTTATCCAGGAAATAAAGCATAACTGTGAGGAGCATGACTGCTTTCTTGAATTTCATTGCAAATTTCATGACGTCCTTTGttgtaaactttgtttgatatcaGGTCATAAAGAATGCAAGGAAACTATTTTTATTGAGGATTTTCTTACACCATCTTCAAGAGATCGGTCAGCAGCTTTAGATAACGTTGAAAAAGTTCTGAAAGATCTCGAAAGTAACATTTCTACCGCATTAAAGGACAGAAATCGAAACTTGACAGAATTACGTGAACAGAAGCaagttatttcaaaaaatataagagaaaaacgTCAGCAAATTGATTTACTTTTAGACCGTTTAGAAGAGGCGATTCTAGAAAAAGCATCTACAATGGAAAAAGTAAACTGTCAAAAAATAGAAGAAGTGATTACAAAACTCAATGAGGAAAAAAAGATTGTAGACGAAATTCAAAAAGATGTTGAATCTGTAAAACTGTTTGCATCAAATCTGCAAATCTTCATGGGAACAAAGGCATTCCTGGTAAGTGTTTCGgccaatgaaaataaggtccAGAAATTATATGATATTGGGAGCTTCAACAACGTGACGTTCGAATTTACGTTCAATGAAAAGCTAGAAGCggttataaaagaaataaatacacTTGGAGATATGAAAGTTGATTTTTCTGAAAAGCATGTTTCATTTTCATGGAAAAGTAATCAATCAGCGCAAATTTATAAATCTATTTCAGAGCCGACATCGATTGAAGAAATAAGCGTCAAGCTAGTACAAAAGATTAATATAGGTCGTAATACTTTAAGTGGATGTGCCATATCAGAAGCTGGAAACATGTTATTTCTGCAAGCTCACAAGAATAATCTGCTTACATATTGTCCTAACGGTGAATTACATTCCGAATCATGTATTTTGAAAGGGCAACCCGGTATGGGTTATGATCTTGCAGTGGTGGATTCAGAAATGGTGGCCGTATCAAGTGGTGGAAATCCTCCTACAAAAATTCACTTTATTGATATGAGTAATTCAAAATTGCACAAAACGATTAACTGCCAAGACTGGTGCTATGGCTTAAGCTATCACAATGGGTCATTTATTTGTTGCACACATGACAATGGC harbors:
- the LOC134701255 gene encoding uncharacterized protein LOC134701255, encoding MATHESVLLCDVCKNRHMNKSAEEYCPLCEEALCRECRDHHKASKLLKSHQTIPVEKYRKLPLFIQEIKHNCEEHDCFLEFHCKFHDVLCCKLCLISGHKECKETIFIEDFLTPSSRDRSAALDNVEKVLKDLESNISTALKDRNRNLTELREQKQVISKNIREKRQQIDLLLDRLEEAILEKASTMEKVNCQKIEEVITKLNEEKKIVDEIQKDVESVKLFASNLQIFMGTKAFLVSVSANENKVQKLYDIGSFNNVTFEFTFNEKLEAVIKEINTLGDMKVDFSEKHVSFSWKSNQSAQIYKSISEPTSIEEISVKLVQKINIGRNTLSGCAISEAGNMLFLQAHKNNLLTYCPNGELHSESCILKGQPGMGYDLAVVDSEMVAVSSGGNPPTKIHFIDMSNSKLHKTINCQDWCYGLSYHNGSFICCTHDNGIKLYDTSQKQNNIRILPSAPRDVDETYVTSNEKSIFHSNWRTNSVVCYNYNGQVQWTYSDALLRKPYGITLDSYSNIYVVGSVSNNVVVISKDGQKAKQLIGASDGIFNPRAVYFHKTKNVLLVANYDGVAFLFDV